One Aphidius gifuensis isolate YNYX2018 linkage group LG3, ASM1490517v1, whole genome shotgun sequence DNA window includes the following coding sequences:
- the LOC122851536 gene encoding glucose-6-phosphate 1-dehydrogenase isoform X1, which yields MNGNITRTSTEETLQLIRQSLKEDEMDRLEGHHFDGQIPHVFITLGASGDLAKKKIYPTLWWLFRDNLLPKTTTFFGYARSKLTVKDLRQKCHQYMKVKPGEESKYEEFWTLNNYVAGSYDSESDFIKLNKELENFETGSKGNRLFYLALPPTVFEEVTVHIRNNCMSKKGWSRIIIEKPFGRDAPTSERLTNHLASLFDEEQLYRIDHYLGKEMVQNLMTLRFGNRIFNPTWNRDNIACVQITFKEPFGTQGRGGYFDEFGIIRDVMQNHLLQIMSLVAMEKPASCCPNDIRNEKVKVLKCIKPLDLNDVVLGQYIGNPDAIEEDEKHGYLDDPTVPKNSTTPTYAMGVLKINNERWDGVPFILKCGKALNERKAEVRVQYLDVPGDIFDGQAKRNELVIRVQPGEALYVKMMTKTPGITFDMEETELDLTYGKRYKNLKLPDAYERLILDVFCGSQMHFVRSDELSEAWRIFTPLLHRIENETIRPITYKYKSRGPKEADEMARNNNFVYYGSYKWNEHH from the exons ATGAACGGAAATATCACCA GGACTTCGACAGAGGAGACTCTTCAGCTCATCAGACAATCACTTAAAGAAGACGAGATGGATCGCCTGGAGGGACATCATTTTGATGGTCAAATTCCTCATGTATTTATTACTCTTGGTGCATCAGGTGAtttggctaaaaaaaaaatttatccaactCTTTGGTGGCTATTTCGTGATAATTTATTGCCAAAAACAACAACTTTTTTTGGCTATGCTAGAAGTAAATTAACAGTTAAAGATTTGCGACAAAAATGTCATCAATATATGAAAGTTAAACCAGGTGAAGAATCAAAATATGAAGAATTTTggactttaaataattatgttgcTGGTTCATATGATTCAGaaagtgattttataaaattaaataaagaattagaaaattttgaaactGGATCAAAAGGAaatcgtttattttatttggctTTACCACCAACGGTATTTGAAGAAGTAACTGTTCATATAAGAAATAATTGTATGTCAAAAAAAGGATGGTcaagaataattattgaaaaaccaTTTGGTCGTGATGCACCAACATCTGAACGTCTTACAAATCATCTTGCATCATTATTCGACGAAGAACAATTGTATAGAATTGATCATTATCTTGGTAAAGAAATGgtacaaaatttaatgacaCTTAGATTTGGTAATAGAATATTTAATCCAACTTGGAATAGAGATAATATTGCTTGTGtacaaataacatttaaagAACCATTTGGTACACAAGGACGTGGTggttattttgatgaatttggtATTATACGTGATGTCATGCAAAATCATTTGTTACAAATAATGTCACTTGTTGCTATGGAAAAACCAGCATCATGTTGTCCAAATGATATAAg aaatgaaaaagttaaagttttaaaatgcATTAAACCATTGGATTTAAATGACGTTGTACTTGGTCAATATATTGGTAATCCAGATGCAATTGAAGAAGATGAAAAACATGGTTATCTTGATGATCCAACTGTtccaaaaaattcaacaactcCAACTTATGCTATgggagttttaaaaataaataatgaacgTTGGGATGGTGtaccatttattttaaaatgtggAAAAG CATTGAATGAACGTAAAGCTGAAGTACGAGTACAATATCTTGATGTACCTGGTGATATATTCGATGGTCAAGCTAAACGTAATGAATTAGTCATTAGAGTTCAACCGGGTGAAGCATTGTACGTTAAAATGATGACTAAAACACCTGGTATTACATTTGACATGGAAGAAACTGAGCTTGATCTTACATATGGAAAAAGATACaag aatttgaAATTACCTGATGCCTATGAACGTTTAATTTTGGATGTTTTTTGTGGATCACAAATGCACTTTGTTAGAAGCGATGAACTCTCTGAAGCTTGGAGAATATTTACACCACTATTGCATCgtattgaaaatgaaacaaTCCGTCCAATTACATATAAGTACAAATCAAGAGGACCAAAAGAAGCCGATGAAATGGcacgtaataataattttgtttactatGGTTCATACAAGTGGAATGAACACCACTGa
- the LOC122851536 gene encoding glucose-6-phosphate 1-dehydrogenase isoform X2, whose translation MSTMESWTSTEETLQLIRQSLKEDEMDRLEGHHFDGQIPHVFITLGASGDLAKKKIYPTLWWLFRDNLLPKTTTFFGYARSKLTVKDLRQKCHQYMKVKPGEESKYEEFWTLNNYVAGSYDSESDFIKLNKELENFETGSKGNRLFYLALPPTVFEEVTVHIRNNCMSKKGWSRIIIEKPFGRDAPTSERLTNHLASLFDEEQLYRIDHYLGKEMVQNLMTLRFGNRIFNPTWNRDNIACVQITFKEPFGTQGRGGYFDEFGIIRDVMQNHLLQIMSLVAMEKPASCCPNDIRNEKVKVLKCIKPLDLNDVVLGQYIGNPDAIEEDEKHGYLDDPTVPKNSTTPTYAMGVLKINNERWDGVPFILKCGKALNERKAEVRVQYLDVPGDIFDGQAKRNELVIRVQPGEALYVKMMTKTPGITFDMEETELDLTYGKRYKNLKLPDAYERLILDVFCGSQMHFVRSDELSEAWRIFTPLLHRIENETIRPITYKYKSRGPKEADEMARNNNFVYYGSYKWNEHH comes from the exons ATGTCAACAATGGAAAGCt GGACTTCGACAGAGGAGACTCTTCAGCTCATCAGACAATCACTTAAAGAAGACGAGATGGATCGCCTGGAGGGACATCATTTTGATGGTCAAATTCCTCATGTATTTATTACTCTTGGTGCATCAGGTGAtttggctaaaaaaaaaatttatccaactCTTTGGTGGCTATTTCGTGATAATTTATTGCCAAAAACAACAACTTTTTTTGGCTATGCTAGAAGTAAATTAACAGTTAAAGATTTGCGACAAAAATGTCATCAATATATGAAAGTTAAACCAGGTGAAGAATCAAAATATGAAGAATTTTggactttaaataattatgttgcTGGTTCATATGATTCAGaaagtgattttataaaattaaataaagaattagaaaattttgaaactGGATCAAAAGGAaatcgtttattttatttggctTTACCACCAACGGTATTTGAAGAAGTAACTGTTCATATAAGAAATAATTGTATGTCAAAAAAAGGATGGTcaagaataattattgaaaaaccaTTTGGTCGTGATGCACCAACATCTGAACGTCTTACAAATCATCTTGCATCATTATTCGACGAAGAACAATTGTATAGAATTGATCATTATCTTGGTAAAGAAATGgtacaaaatttaatgacaCTTAGATTTGGTAATAGAATATTTAATCCAACTTGGAATAGAGATAATATTGCTTGTGtacaaataacatttaaagAACCATTTGGTACACAAGGACGTGGTggttattttgatgaatttggtATTATACGTGATGTCATGCAAAATCATTTGTTACAAATAATGTCACTTGTTGCTATGGAAAAACCAGCATCATGTTGTCCAAATGATATAAg aaatgaaaaagttaaagttttaaaatgcATTAAACCATTGGATTTAAATGACGTTGTACTTGGTCAATATATTGGTAATCCAGATGCAATTGAAGAAGATGAAAAACATGGTTATCTTGATGATCCAACTGTtccaaaaaattcaacaactcCAACTTATGCTATgggagttttaaaaataaataatgaacgTTGGGATGGTGtaccatttattttaaaatgtggAAAAG CATTGAATGAACGTAAAGCTGAAGTACGAGTACAATATCTTGATGTACCTGGTGATATATTCGATGGTCAAGCTAAACGTAATGAATTAGTCATTAGAGTTCAACCGGGTGAAGCATTGTACGTTAAAATGATGACTAAAACACCTGGTATTACATTTGACATGGAAGAAACTGAGCTTGATCTTACATATGGAAAAAGATACaag aatttgaAATTACCTGATGCCTATGAACGTTTAATTTTGGATGTTTTTTGTGGATCACAAATGCACTTTGTTAGAAGCGATGAACTCTCTGAAGCTTGGAGAATATTTACACCACTATTGCATCgtattgaaaatgaaacaaTCCGTCCAATTACATATAAGTACAAATCAAGAGGACCAAAAGAAGCCGATGAAATGGcacgtaataataattttgtttactatGGTTCATACAAGTGGAATGAACACCACTGa
- the LOC122851538 gene encoding uncharacterized protein LOC122851538 produces the protein MRSSIVFLKYGRVPQNENKVPFKMMLPLALRDRVSGKGLHNKEQGCLYEISLLLNCLDQNGNEDKMCMKEAQNFQSCYKTFLKNKKFGKEQALKGTLTPNAKNLKYKQINQLLAKYPLP, from the exons ATGAGATCGAgtatagtatttttaaaatatggcAGGGTAccacaaaatgaaaataaagtaCCATTCAAGATGATGTTACCATTAGCATTGAGAGATCGTGTCAGTGGAAAAGGATTACACAACAAag aACAAGGCTGTCTCTATGAGATATCACTTCTTTTAAATTGTCTTGATCAAAATGGTAATGAAGACAAAATGTGTATGAAAGAAGCACAAAATTTTCAGAGTTgttataaaacatttttaaaaaataaaaaatttggtaaagAACAAGCACTCAAAGGTACATTAACACCAAATGCTAAAAATCttaaatacaaacaaattaaTCAACTTCTTGCTAAATATCCATTAccataa